A single window of Halodesulfovibrio sp. DNA harbors:
- a CDS encoding secretin N-terminal domain-containing protein, with translation MRQILLLLCMIVAVTGCAPKDELGEIDRFMEKWQILAEENEGHSATPVERHPRRKEKVFKEHRLEEMHREQMRALPCERITLKLYNAPITGVLDALGRSVNQPILLSPAVKGTSSVDVVNQRWDQVFKGLLKNNALSYAWEGKILRVVTLDDMQKSVTIKTLKNKSREESLQELLVEPLQTSVLHIKYANAIDLKENLENLLTEEEDGKSRGTVEINEHTNTVLVRGISSDLDRVRKLVDVLDRPRKQVRLQAHIIEATKDTARELGTQWGGFYLDKDVQIGGGGSPLQPDLGRGVGGRGLITDMTSFFSSQPNTSLAVIGGNIAGNYLEMQLKALEDNRKINIISSPSITTLDNQLAFTESGERVPYESSSANEGINVQFQDAVLRLEITPHIIDDQTLRLQIFIKKDEVDTTRTVRGNPFIIRKHTETTLIVRNGETVVITGLSKSKEGRRRQSIPYLNQVPGLGRVFAGQDDLDHMEEYLIFIRPTILPQWCPCEEQVTLEEIEEKLRARDEALKK, from the coding sequence ATGCGGCAAATTTTACTTTTATTGTGCATGATTGTTGCTGTGACCGGATGCGCCCCTAAAGATGAACTGGGTGAGATAGACCGGTTTATGGAGAAGTGGCAAATATTGGCAGAAGAAAATGAAGGGCACTCTGCCACACCTGTCGAACGTCACCCTCGAAGAAAAGAGAAAGTTTTTAAAGAGCACCGGCTGGAGGAAATGCATCGCGAACAAATGCGGGCGCTACCGTGTGAGCGAATCACCCTTAAGCTGTATAATGCTCCGATAACCGGAGTGCTCGACGCGCTTGGGCGGAGTGTGAATCAACCAATACTTCTTAGTCCAGCAGTGAAGGGCACATCCAGCGTAGATGTGGTAAATCAACGCTGGGATCAGGTATTTAAAGGGTTACTTAAAAATAACGCACTTTCCTATGCATGGGAAGGTAAGATTTTACGCGTTGTTACACTCGACGATATGCAAAAAAGCGTTACAATAAAAACGCTCAAAAATAAAAGTAGAGAAGAATCGCTGCAAGAATTGCTTGTTGAGCCGCTTCAGACAAGTGTTTTGCATATTAAATACGCAAATGCGATTGATTTAAAAGAAAATTTAGAAAACTTATTAACAGAGGAAGAAGACGGAAAAAGTCGTGGAACTGTCGAGATAAATGAGCATACCAATACTGTGCTCGTTCGGGGAATCAGTTCCGATCTCGACCGAGTTAGAAAGCTTGTTGATGTGCTGGATAGACCACGCAAGCAGGTACGACTCCAAGCACATATTATTGAAGCAACAAAAGATACAGCCCGCGAATTAGGTACGCAGTGGGGTGGTTTTTATCTGGACAAAGATGTGCAAATTGGCGGCGGTGGCTCTCCATTACAACCTGATCTTGGTCGCGGGGTTGGAGGAAGAGGGCTGATTACGGATATGACAAGCTTCTTTAGTTCACAGCCGAACACATCGCTGGCTGTCATTGGTGGTAATATTGCCGGAAACTATCTTGAAATGCAGCTCAAGGCGCTGGAAGACAATCGTAAAATTAACATCATATCAAGTCCGTCAATTACAACACTGGATAACCAGCTCGCCTTTACCGAAAGCGGTGAGCGAGTACCGTATGAATCGTCATCTGCAAACGAGGGGATTAATGTACAATTCCAAGATGCGGTACTGCGTCTTGAGATTACTCCCCATATTATTGATGACCAAACATTGCGTCTGCAAATTTTTATAAAAAAAGACGAAGTAGATACAACACGAACAGTACGCGGAAATCCGTTTATTATTCGTAAACACACTGAAACTACTCTTATCGTTCGTAATGGTGAAACTGTTGTTATTACAGGTCTTTCTAAGAGTAAGGAAGGGCGAAGAAGACAAAGTATCCCGTACCTGAATCAAGTTCCGGGACTTGGGCGGGTTTTTGCCGGTCAGGACGATCTAGATCATATGGAAGAATATTTAATATTTATTCGTCCGACAATCCTGCCGCAGTGGTGCCCGTGCGAAGAACAGGTAACTCTTGAAGAGATTGAAGAGAAACTTCGGGCGCGGGATGAAGCACTAAAAAAATGA
- the pbpC gene encoding penicillin-binding protein 1C has product MNLHHKRISAVVLSTAVLMLLCIAVLNAVCPLPKIYKDGPSTVVTSNDGRILRSFGNAKGVHRYQTAVSNVSPFYITALLDYEDRYFYYHPGINIFSLLRAGYQWAINGKIISGGSTITMQVARLIEPHPRTILGKLRQIWRAVQLEWYFSKNEILTMYLNLAPFGGNIEGVEAAARHLFSKPAKSLNKNEAALLVVLPQKPSAYRPDRHPTLAKKMRNKVLRRLNARRILSTQETNLLTDEDIFLAQPSGKALAPLLSRLLKHQFPEHHVIQTTIDYDLQLRLTKLLSRTADKLPPKTSAAALVINNKQGNVLAYQGAIDFFDADRFGHVDMVRAIRSPGSTLKPFIYGLGFDQGVIHTESLLSDIPTSFGDYKPQNLNRRFIGAVSASTALKKSLNVPAIQVLNSITPEAFDTRLKEANIHLRHKKSNLSVGLGGTGTSLWELAKMYRSLAATGNVSDLHVIPSSTEQATRPLLSEQSSWMVFSILSSISAPDRIIPSTRRKIAWKTGTSYGYRDFWSIGVSPDYTVAVWVGRPDATPLIGFLGATLAAPVMFDIFDLLPRDTHNLRMPDGVEKTRICWPGGRAFSATAPSLCQTQKYAYTIRGITPPTLQSSGYFVTTDSLPDLLREWQRQQQIVTAHDNAPSKLAIIGIRTGQHYFQDQITSISLSTNQHSQPVKWYVNYAPIHNATFDINKYLGETAVTACIKDTCVTETVYIH; this is encoded by the coding sequence TTGAATCTACACCATAAACGCATCAGTGCAGTCGTATTGTCAACGGCTGTGCTGATGCTTCTTTGCATTGCCGTTCTTAATGCTGTCTGCCCGCTTCCAAAAATTTACAAAGATGGTCCTTCAACGGTTGTCACATCCAACGACGGACGCATTCTGCGATCTTTTGGAAACGCCAAAGGTGTCCATCGCTACCAAACCGCAGTGAGCAATGTCTCTCCTTTTTATATTACGGCGTTGCTAGACTATGAAGATCGATATTTTTACTACCACCCTGGAATCAATATCTTTTCTTTACTGCGTGCTGGCTACCAGTGGGCTATCAATGGCAAGATTATTTCTGGCGGTTCAACAATTACAATGCAAGTTGCGCGGCTCATTGAACCGCATCCACGTACTATTCTTGGAAAATTACGGCAAATCTGGCGGGCTGTTCAACTTGAATGGTATTTTTCAAAGAATGAAATTCTCACAATGTATCTCAACTTAGCCCCCTTTGGAGGAAATATAGAAGGGGTCGAGGCAGCAGCACGACATTTGTTTAGCAAGCCAGCAAAGTCTTTGAACAAAAATGAAGCTGCCCTGCTCGTGGTACTTCCTCAAAAGCCATCAGCCTATCGACCGGATCGACACCCCACCCTCGCTAAAAAAATGCGAAATAAAGTACTCCGCCGTCTTAATGCACGGCGCATCCTTAGTACCCAAGAAACTAACCTGCTAACAGATGAAGATATCTTTCTTGCACAGCCTTCTGGCAAGGCTCTCGCTCCTTTGCTTAGCCGCTTGCTTAAACATCAATTTCCTGAACACCATGTTATCCAAACAACAATTGACTATGACCTTCAATTGCGACTGACAAAGTTGCTTTCGCGCACGGCGGATAAGCTTCCTCCCAAAACATCCGCTGCTGCCCTTGTTATAAATAACAAACAAGGCAATGTGCTTGCCTATCAGGGCGCTATTGATTTTTTCGACGCTGACCGTTTTGGGCATGTAGATATGGTACGAGCAATCCGCTCTCCCGGCTCTACGTTAAAGCCGTTCATATATGGTCTTGGCTTCGATCAAGGAGTTATCCATACCGAAAGCTTGTTAAGCGACATTCCTACATCGTTTGGAGATTATAAACCACAAAACCTGAATCGGCGCTTTATCGGAGCAGTCAGCGCAAGCACAGCGCTCAAAAAATCACTCAATGTGCCCGCAATTCAAGTGCTTAACAGTATTACACCTGAGGCTTTTGACACTCGTCTCAAAGAAGCCAACATTCACTTACGGCATAAAAAATCCAACCTTTCAGTTGGACTTGGCGGTACCGGAACCTCCCTGTGGGAATTGGCAAAAATGTATCGCTCATTGGCGGCAACAGGAAATGTTAGCGATTTACATGTTATTCCATCATCAACCGAACAAGCTACACGTCCGCTTCTTTCAGAACAAAGCAGCTGGATGGTTTTTTCTATTCTTAGCTCCATTAGCGCACCGGATAGAATTATACCCTCAACACGTCGTAAAATTGCGTGGAAAACAGGTACCAGCTATGGCTACCGAGATTTTTGGTCAATCGGCGTCAGTCCAGATTACACAGTAGCTGTTTGGGTTGGCAGACCGGACGCCACCCCATTGATTGGCTTTTTAGGAGCAACGCTAGCTGCGCCAGTCATGTTTGATATTTTTGACTTGCTACCACGAGATACCCATAACCTTCGAATGCCTGACGGTGTAGAAAAAACACGTATATGCTGGCCTGGAGGACGCGCATTTTCAGCAACAGCGCCTAGCCTCTGCCAAACACAAAAATACGCCTATACCATTCGAGGCATCACTCCACCTACCCTGCAAAGCTCTGGATATTTTGTCACAACAGATTCACTTCCGGATTTATTAAGGGAGTGGCAAAGACAACAACAGATAGTAACAGCACATGATAATGCGCCTTCTAAATTAGCGATAATAGGCATACGAACTGGGCAGCACTATTTTCAGGATCAAATTACCAGCATCTCGCTATCTACCAATCAACATTCGCAACCCGTCAAATGGTACGTGAATTATGCACCAATCCACAATGCCACATTTGATATAAACAAATACTTAGGGGAAACAGCAGTCACAGCTTGCATCAAAGATACATGTGTTACTGAAACGGTTTATATACATTAG
- a CDS encoding MG2 domain-containing protein, whose product MVIHTPRSTLFFTVALFFLLAFTLPATTTASNNASRFDVKIIGNGPLVPRSANQAIPITFKNLEAVDIEILKVTNPRAFLKSYYLSDALREYSLDYMQNNFESVFSDRYHLPEGKKDQITPAQLPIPKSLASGWYIVVIKAPGTFTKAEIRHMLLTDIGIQLRSYKEQTGVYVTRLSTGEALPNMNVTVARESAPLTAVTDEDGWAMVSDKIEQYDVVIVQSADESEYAILPKREIPLDLSEYSIGGRKYQAYEAYIYSNRDLLRPGGSLPINILLRNEDGCAIADTSASLQILNPYGDVVSTKKLSSDRAGYCATTVNTAADWLTGRYTARLSLFEGEVIAGEMKFQVEEFVPERMDLVITDNKKWVPVGEENIFNLTGRYLFGSPAAGNELSTTVVTTPVRHFSVGAYKDYYVGEPFSLSNAQRLSEFNRKLSEQGELAFPVASPKATEVEYKSPVNVTVNFSLKESGGAAVQRNRSFNSWKKQNIPAILPAAKTFSYNSMAEFDIALLSPNGQQLEKGELDVELFYDDGPYYWTYEEGIGWKRQAQERWKSVAKQLMTITEKPERLALPVRWGDYRLVVTDKKTGISSSCSFYAGWNQNSSRLKTKPDFLTITPDKKSYMAGEPLKVAVASPLKGTLLLTVETSDKVLWKHSQSVAKENVAVEIPLSMDKLSRHDIYITGTITGVKDTTPRRYFGVQHVKLDRSEKQLGISISLPERIEPMTKLTLPVSVSGVEKAQLKNTWVTASIVDKGIINLSRFKPQDPHAFLFGQRRYMTDIQDLFSRQYDNRPNPFARSRFGSDNNMLTQNKNDNLVESKTVILMSKAVQLIDGKAQIEFDIPDYNGEGQIIVTAYNGTQVGQLVTDSTITSPVVVELSMPRFFVPTDTSTVTIDLFNNSGKKQLCNLNLHSSSNLTLETNLLPEKLELNDGEHWTKSIPVHVHNEMTSKSSSLSVQLSTEEFSFDRSWRVPVKALEPPITKSVTGYLLEGDSYSVPASLWRGLKKATEREGTIHISTTPTLSIKEHAEHLFRYPYGCAEQTTSKAWPFLLQHSVLEPLKQKVIAEKHGVKDSRDVIAAAIARLSTMQKTNGGFGLWDSESSEAPWLTAYVSDFLLEADKLYPNTVPEPMLRKALNRLQDYVADSSVVRNLEHHADDSAVATAYAAYVLSQQGKIRYSALQQLRSNYPTALSKLHYAYACVKVGESSETIQKLFSEFLERPIRPKEYIHDYGSDIRDLACAVRIMNNFESYPQLTRQASLLQKELLSQLQRKLLSRRWFSTQEQVTLLQAAIISKNEQQKQNINIVINGTPVNKQGNITIPLSEDLNIENTSDEALYLQVMAKGYLDIAPSSKLNITRYNTINLQSLRHFSAKLNSSSTEQRLSEWLDGKDLEQEPLNNSFNVGDRVLVVLETTLGEEILKDALLVSGIPAGFVLENPNLNQGIPLQDNLPKEIIKRLSQPNHVEYRNDRFVVSDTMQGYAYRYAYVLRAEVPGKYAVPPVFLESMYNPERRYLQWQQPTRVTIKK is encoded by the coding sequence ATGGTTATCCACACGCCCCGCTCTACCTTATTCTTCACAGTAGCTCTTTTCTTTCTTCTCGCTTTTACGCTACCTGCCACAACTACCGCTTCTAACAATGCATCGCGATTTGATGTGAAAATTATAGGAAATGGTCCTTTAGTTCCTCGCAGCGCCAATCAAGCAATTCCTATTACCTTTAAGAATCTAGAAGCAGTCGATATAGAGATTTTAAAAGTAACGAATCCCCGTGCCTTTTTGAAAAGCTACTATCTATCCGACGCGTTGAGAGAATATTCACTTGATTACATGCAGAATAATTTCGAAAGTGTATTTTCTGACCGTTATCACCTTCCTGAAGGAAAAAAAGATCAAATAACCCCAGCACAACTCCCCATTCCCAAAAGCCTTGCTTCTGGGTGGTACATTGTGGTGATAAAAGCACCGGGTACTTTCACTAAAGCTGAAATACGACATATGCTGTTAACAGACATAGGCATTCAGCTTAGAAGTTACAAAGAACAAACAGGCGTATACGTAACTCGACTTTCTACAGGCGAAGCGCTGCCAAATATGAACGTTACTGTGGCACGCGAGTCAGCCCCCCTTACTGCTGTAACAGATGAAGATGGTTGGGCTATGGTGTCTGATAAAATTGAACAATACGATGTTGTTATTGTTCAATCCGCTGACGAATCTGAATATGCCATCTTACCAAAGCGAGAAATCCCTCTCGATTTGTCAGAATATTCAATCGGCGGAAGAAAATACCAAGCATATGAAGCATATATTTACAGCAACCGCGATCTGCTAAGACCGGGCGGCTCACTTCCCATTAACATTCTTCTTAGGAATGAAGACGGATGCGCCATTGCGGATACATCAGCATCGTTGCAAATTTTGAATCCATACGGGGATGTTGTTTCAACTAAAAAGCTTTCTTCTGATCGTGCCGGTTATTGTGCAACCACGGTCAATACAGCTGCCGATTGGCTTACTGGGCGCTACACTGCTCGGCTCTCTTTATTTGAAGGTGAGGTAATTGCTGGTGAAATGAAATTTCAGGTAGAAGAATTTGTGCCTGAAAGAATGGATTTAGTTATTACTGACAACAAAAAATGGGTTCCGGTCGGTGAAGAAAATATTTTCAACCTCACAGGACGGTACCTTTTCGGGTCACCCGCAGCAGGAAATGAGCTGTCAACAACAGTAGTAACAACCCCTGTTCGTCATTTTTCCGTTGGTGCATATAAAGACTACTATGTAGGCGAACCGTTCTCCCTTTCTAACGCACAGAGGCTTTCAGAGTTTAACCGCAAGCTTTCGGAGCAAGGCGAGTTGGCATTCCCTGTCGCTAGCCCCAAAGCAACCGAAGTGGAGTACAAAAGTCCGGTTAACGTTACAGTTAATTTTAGTCTCAAAGAATCTGGTGGGGCTGCGGTACAAAGGAACCGGTCATTTAACAGTTGGAAAAAACAAAATATTCCTGCAATCCTACCTGCCGCAAAAACTTTTTCCTATAACAGCATGGCAGAATTCGATATTGCTTTGCTTTCTCCAAATGGTCAGCAGCTTGAAAAAGGCGAGTTGGATGTCGAACTGTTTTACGACGACGGCCCTTACTACTGGACATACGAAGAAGGTATTGGCTGGAAACGTCAAGCTCAAGAAAGATGGAAATCTGTAGCAAAACAATTAATGACTATTACGGAAAAGCCCGAGCGATTGGCTCTCCCTGTACGTTGGGGGGACTATCGTCTTGTTGTTACTGATAAAAAAACCGGCATAAGCTCGTCTTGCTCATTTTATGCAGGATGGAATCAAAATAGCTCACGCCTTAAAACTAAGCCTGACTTCCTGACTATCACTCCTGATAAGAAAAGTTATATGGCAGGCGAGCCACTCAAGGTAGCAGTTGCATCGCCACTCAAGGGGACACTGCTGCTTACTGTTGAAACAAGTGACAAGGTTCTCTGGAAGCATTCCCAGTCTGTTGCAAAAGAAAATGTTGCAGTAGAGATACCGCTTTCTATGGACAAACTCTCCCGCCACGACATTTATATAACAGGTACAATAACAGGCGTAAAAGATACAACGCCACGTCGCTATTTTGGAGTTCAGCATGTAAAGCTGGACCGTTCAGAAAAACAACTCGGCATCTCAATAAGCCTACCTGAACGAATAGAGCCTATGACCAAATTAACCCTCCCGGTCAGCGTATCTGGCGTGGAGAAGGCTCAATTAAAAAACACATGGGTAACAGCATCTATTGTAGACAAGGGGATCATCAACCTGAGCCGATTTAAGCCGCAAGACCCGCATGCATTTTTATTCGGTCAACGCCGCTACATGACAGATATTCAGGACTTATTTTCAAGGCAGTACGATAACCGCCCCAACCCGTTCGCACGCTCTCGCTTCGGTAGTGACAACAACATGTTGACTCAAAATAAAAATGACAACCTTGTTGAAAGCAAGACCGTTATCTTAATGTCAAAAGCCGTTCAATTAATTGATGGCAAAGCGCAAATAGAGTTCGACATTCCTGACTATAACGGTGAAGGGCAGATAATTGTTACTGCGTACAACGGAACACAAGTCGGTCAGCTTGTAACAGATTCGACCATCACTTCACCAGTCGTTGTTGAATTAAGCATGCCACGCTTTTTTGTTCCAACCGATACCTCTACAGTTACTATCGATTTATTCAATAACAGTGGCAAAAAACAACTCTGCAATCTTAACCTACACTCAAGCTCTAACCTTACGTTAGAAACAAATCTATTACCTGAAAAACTGGAACTCAACGATGGTGAGCACTGGACAAAAAGTATTCCTGTGCATGTCCATAATGAGATGACATCAAAGTCATCATCACTTTCCGTCCAGCTTTCTACTGAAGAGTTTTCATTTGATCGTTCTTGGCGAGTTCCTGTGAAGGCACTTGAACCCCCGATCACTAAAAGCGTAACAGGCTACCTGCTTGAAGGCGATAGTTACAGTGTTCCTGCAAGCCTTTGGAGGGGGCTAAAAAAAGCGACAGAACGAGAAGGGACTATTCACATCAGCACTACGCCAACGTTAAGCATAAAAGAACATGCTGAACATTTATTTCGCTACCCTTACGGATGTGCAGAACAAACAACCAGTAAAGCATGGCCATTTTTATTGCAGCACAGTGTTCTTGAGCCACTTAAACAAAAGGTAATTGCTGAAAAACATGGGGTAAAAGATTCGCGTGATGTAATCGCTGCTGCAATCGCACGGCTGAGCACTATGCAAAAAACAAATGGCGGCTTTGGTCTTTGGGATAGCGAAAGCTCAGAAGCCCCTTGGCTTACTGCCTATGTTAGTGACTTTTTACTTGAAGCGGACAAATTATACCCAAACACTGTGCCGGAACCTATGCTTCGTAAGGCTCTAAATAGATTACAAGATTATGTTGCAGACAGTAGCGTCGTTAGAAATCTGGAGCACCATGCAGATGATTCAGCAGTCGCAACTGCATATGCTGCCTATGTTTTGAGTCAACAAGGAAAAATCCGTTACAGCGCACTACAGCAGCTTAGGTCTAACTATCCTACGGCGTTATCAAAACTTCATTACGCATATGCCTGTGTTAAAGTGGGCGAATCTTCTGAAACAATACAGAAGCTCTTTAGCGAGTTCTTAGAGCGCCCGATTCGCCCTAAAGAGTATATTCATGACTATGGCTCTGACATTCGCGACCTTGCTTGCGCTGTTCGTATTATGAACAACTTCGAAAGCTATCCTCAACTTACGAGGCAAGCATCGTTGTTACAAAAAGAATTATTATCGCAGTTGCAAAGAAAATTACTTTCACGACGCTGGTTCAGCACACAAGAACAGGTTACTTTATTGCAAGCCGCAATTATCAGCAAAAATGAACAGCAAAAACAAAACATCAATATTGTCATCAACGGAACTCCAGTAAACAAACAGGGGAATATCACGATACCGCTGTCTGAAGACCTCAATATTGAAAACACATCAGATGAAGCATTGTATCTGCAAGTAATGGCGAAAGGATATCTTGATATCGCTCCTTCTTCTAAGCTCAACATTACTCGCTATAACACCATCAACCTTCAATCACTGCGGCATTTTTCAGCAAAGCTGAATAGTTCTTCAACAGAGCAACGGTTGTCAGAATGGTTGGATGGCAAAGATTTGGAGCAGGAACCTCTAAACAACTCGTTTAACGTTGGAGATCGTGTTCTCGTTGTTCTGGAAACAACATTAGGTGAAGAGATACTAAAAGATGCACTGTTAGTGAGTGGCATTCCGGCTGGATTCGTTTTAGAAAATCCAAACCTGAACCAAGGAATTCCATTGCAGGACAATTTGCCTAAAGAAATTATTAAACGACTCTCTCAACCAAATCACGTTGAATATCGTAATGATCGATTTGTCGTATCTGATACAATGCAAGGTTATGCTTACAGATACGCATACGTACTACGAGCAGAAGTGCCGGGAAAATATGCTGTGCCGCCTGTTTTCTTGGAATCTATGTACAATCCGGAAAGACGTTATCTGCAATGGCAACAGCCAACGCGAGTCACAATTAAAAAATAA
- a CDS encoding rhodanese-related (seleno)protein yields the protein MKPIKLITLVMMLLALAATAFAADVQSISKDTLKANMGSYIIVDVRTGSDWKGSEFKIRGAVRPSGDIVSFAKSQGWAKNAKIVLYCAUPNEFTSVREAQKLVNAGYMNVFALKGGWKDWSRSRYPTQEK from the coding sequence ATGAAACCAATTAAACTAATCACTTTGGTCATGATGCTCTTGGCACTAGCAGCCACGGCATTTGCTGCAGACGTTCAAAGCATAAGCAAGGACACGTTAAAGGCAAATATGGGTTCCTACATCATTGTCGATGTTCGCACTGGCTCTGATTGGAAAGGAAGTGAATTTAAAATACGAGGAGCAGTTCGTCCTAGCGGCGATATTGTAAGTTTTGCCAAAAGCCAAGGCTGGGCAAAAAATGCAAAGATAGTCTTGTATTGCGCTTGACCTAACGAATTTACAAGCGTCCGTGAGGCGCAAAAATTGGTCAATGCAGGCTACATGAATGTTTTTGCTCTAAAAGGCGGCTGGAAGGACTGGTCTAGAAGCCGATACCCTACTCAAGAGAAGTAG
- a CDS encoding EFR1 family ferrodoxin (N-terminal region resembles flavodoxins. C-terminal ferrodoxin region binds two 4Fe-4S clusters.) — MNIQSLKLACFSPTGTSLSILEAIKQGMHIEKTEIINATRSDQRKQSLLAASNDLLVIAMPVYSGRLPVVAEQWLQQMSLDNTPTVCVVVYGNREYDDALLELKNIVQQRGGVPVAGATFIGEHSFSTDSTPIAVSRPDSTDLGQARAFGEQIQSIIDSFDAVPVDKKLNVPGNLPYKAIGKGGALDFIDISTACTLCGQCASVCPVDAITISDSVTMDLENCIHCCACIKACPVHARTMKEGALMDAAKRLSTMCNEPKKPTFFFA, encoded by the coding sequence ATGAATATTCAATCACTCAAACTCGCGTGCTTTTCCCCTACCGGAACATCATTATCAATTCTCGAAGCGATCAAGCAGGGAATGCATATTGAAAAAACTGAAATCATCAATGCGACGCGAAGCGATCAAAGAAAGCAATCATTACTGGCAGCCTCAAACGATCTGCTTGTTATCGCAATGCCTGTATACAGTGGGCGACTCCCTGTTGTAGCAGAACAATGGCTTCAGCAAATGTCGCTTGATAATACGCCGACAGTTTGCGTTGTTGTATACGGAAACCGTGAATATGATGACGCACTTCTCGAGCTTAAAAATATTGTACAGCAACGCGGCGGTGTCCCTGTTGCAGGAGCAACATTTATCGGTGAGCATTCTTTTTCAACAGACAGCACCCCGATTGCAGTTTCACGCCCTGACTCAACAGACTTAGGACAAGCGCGTGCTTTTGGTGAACAAATACAATCAATTATCGATTCATTCGACGCTGTACCAGTAGATAAAAAGCTCAATGTACCGGGAAATCTTCCATACAAGGCAATCGGTAAAGGGGGTGCACTAGATTTCATCGATATCAGCACTGCCTGTACCCTGTGCGGTCAATGCGCCTCTGTATGTCCTGTAGATGCAATCACCATCTCTGATTCCGTAACAATGGACTTAGAAAACTGTATTCACTGCTGCGCTTGCATTAAAGCATGCCCAGTACATGCCAGAACAATGAAAGAAGGTGCTCTTATGGATGCAGCAAAACGATTAAGCACCATGTGCAATGAACCGAAAAAGCCTACATTCTTTTTTGCATAG